One genomic window of Cricetulus griseus strain 17A/GY chromosome 3, alternate assembly CriGri-PICRH-1.0, whole genome shotgun sequence includes the following:
- the LOC100774174 gene encoding interferon-induced protein with tetratricopeptide repeats 1-like isoform X2: MPDLEMRISATELPDTSNSMQIHNLLAYVRHLKGQHEEALQSLKEAEALTQREQLDKRSLVTWGNCAWVHYLMDSLAEAQAYLDKVENTCKEFSSPFRYRMECAEMDSEEGWALLKCGGQNNRRAMACFAKALKVEPENPDYNNGYAVAAYRQDFNDNSISLEPLRKAVRLNPDDPYLKVLLALKLQNLGKPDEARMYIEEAQANTSCQPYVFGYLAKFYLKEGFVERALSLLYRALQARPLSAFLHYQIGLCYKKQMIQIKEATNMQPRGQDREIADQLIRLAMLHFQKTLELRPTYDTAYVNLAEMYIETGQFGKAEDNFQKVLSMRNLDVTILQDIHFRYGRFQQFCKRSEDRAITHYIKGLKIEVTSSYVRNKLLEALQKLAERRIRQNVHVVESISLLGFVYKLRGDMSEALRCYEKALRLTQALNPEF; the protein is encoded by the coding sequence ATGCCTGACTTAGAAATGAGAATCTCCGCTACTGAGTTACCTGACACCAGCAACAGCATGCAGATACACAACCTGCTGGCCTATGTGAGGCACCTGAAAGGCCAGCATGAGGAAGCCCTGCAGAGCTTGAAAGAAGCAGAAGCCCTGACCCAGAGGGAGCAACTGGACAAGAGAAGCCTGGTGACCTGGGGTAACTGTGCCTGGGTGCATTATCTCATGGACAGCTTGGCAGAAGCCCAGGCCTACCTGGACAAGGTGGAGAACACTTGCAAGGAATTTTCAAGTCCCTTCCGCTATAGGATGGAGTGTGCCGAGATGGACAGTGAGGAAGGCTGGGCCTTGCTGAAGTGTGGAGGACAGAATAATAGACGAGCCATGGCCTGCTTTGCAAAGGCTCTGAAAGTGGAGCCTGAAAACCCTGACTACAACAATGGCTATGCTGTTGCAGCCTATCGCCAGGATTTCAATGACAATAGTATTTCTCTGGAACCCCTAAGGAAAGCTGTCAGGTTAAATCCAGATGATCCTTATCTTAAAGTTCTTCTTGCCCTAAAGCTTCAGAACTTGGGAAAACCAGATGAAGCAAGAATGTACATTGAAGAAGCTCAGGCCAACACATCCTGCCAACCCTATGTGTTCGGATATCTGGCCAAATTTTACCTTAAGGAAGGTTTTGTAGAGAGAGCTCTTAGTCTCCTATACAGGGCCTTGCAGGCAAGACCTTTATCTGCCTTCTTGCATTACCAGATTGGGCTTTGCTATAAGAAGCAAATGATCCAAATAAAGGAAGCTACAAACATGCAACCTAGAGGTCAGGATAGAGAAATAGCAGATCAATTGATCCGTTTGGCTATGCTTCACTTTCAAAAGACTTTGGAACTGAGACCCACATATGACACAGCTTATGTTAATCTGGCTGAAATGTACATAGAAACTGGCCAATTTGGAAaggcagaggacaattttcagaaaGTGTTGAGCATGAGGAACCTTGATGTTACTATTCTGCAAGATATTCATTTCCGCTATGGCCGCTTCCAACAGTTTTGTAAGAGATCAGAAGACAGAGCTATCACCCATTATATAAAGGGTCTGAAAATAGAAGTGACTTCTTCCTATGTCAGAAACAAGCTTCTCGAGGCTTTGCAGAAGCTGGCTGAAAGACGCATTCGCCAGAATGTTCACGTTGTGGAGAGCATCAGCCTCCTTGGATTTGTCTACAAACTGAGAGGGGACATGAGTGAGGCTCTGCGATGCTATGAGAAGGCCCTGAGACTCACTCAAGCATTGAACCCTGAGTTTTGA